A section of the Saccharomyces paradoxus strain CBS432 chromosome XII sequence genome encodes:
- the COX12 gene encoding cytochrome c oxidase subunit VIb (Subunit VIb of cytochrome c oxidase~similar to YLR038C), with the protein MADQENSPLHTVGFDARFPQQNQTKHCWQSYVDYHKCVNMKGEDFAPCKVFWKTYNALCPLDWIEKWDDQREKGIFAGDINSD; encoded by the coding sequence ATTACATACAGTTGGTTTCGATGCTAGATTCCCCCAGCAAAACCAAACAAAGCATTGTTGGCAATCTTATGTGGATTACCACAAGTGTGTTAATATGAAGGGCGAGGATTTTGCTCCATGCAAGGTCTTTTGGAAGACCTACAACGCCTTATGCCCCCTAGACTGGATTGAAAAATGGGATGaccaaagagaaaagggTATTTTTGCAGGCGACATCAACTCTGATTAA